In Clostridium sp. DL-VIII, the following proteins share a genomic window:
- a CDS encoding polysaccharide biosynthesis C-terminal domain-containing protein, translating into MSKSISKNALFNAILNMCNLILPIIVTPIVTGALSIEENSYIIQGETFNTILLAFASLGVYQYGLREISKIRDDKKKLSQTFTGLFVITAVSTTVVFLVYMVLLFGLYRNNAAYYTCVILGLNIVFNLFYVEWVNEALEDYEFITVKTMIVKIIYSVIVILVMRNNDNLLFYIYLGAAINIVNNLLSYFYVKKKIKFDFSNFKIKTYLRPMLIVTMLSNTGLLYTYSDRALIIKFGSDGDLSCYGIAQKAMIIINALMLTIIQVTTPRLSNNLGNGSKDNYSRLLNRIIKIYFLFLFPASIGLFCVSKQVMWIYKPEFVPWASLMSVFSLYMLTVGVQGVVSNQIIYLNKKEKEDVKIFFIGGIFNLVMNGILLLTNTFSGKNSLIATMISNIIVIILEYRIVKKQIKLDIHLFSFENIKYFYYSLLFIPITFLINHSISSMIVSCTLDVIICGILYLIILLVTKDAVFFEVYNRAIRKLKVLI; encoded by the coding sequence ATGTCTAAGTCAATTTCAAAGAATGCTCTATTTAATGCAATATTAAATATGTGTAATTTAATTCTACCGATAATAGTAACACCCATTGTAACTGGAGCATTAAGTATTGAAGAAAACTCATATATTATTCAAGGAGAAACCTTTAATACTATATTGCTAGCTTTTGCAAGTTTGGGGGTCTATCAATATGGATTAAGAGAAATAAGTAAGATAAGGGATGATAAAAAGAAGCTTAGTCAAACTTTTACTGGATTGTTCGTAATAACCGCTGTTTCAACTACAGTAGTATTTTTGGTATATATGGTTCTTTTATTTGGATTGTATAGAAATAATGCGGCATATTATACCTGCGTAATTTTAGGACTTAATATAGTTTTTAATCTGTTTTATGTAGAATGGGTTAATGAAGCTTTAGAAGACTATGAATTTATAACTGTTAAGACAATGATAGTTAAGATAATATATTCAGTAATAGTTATATTGGTTATGAGGAATAATGATAATTTACTATTTTATATATACTTAGGAGCAGCAATAAATATAGTAAATAACTTGCTGAGTTATTTTTATGTTAAAAAGAAGATAAAATTTGATTTTTCTAATTTTAAAATAAAAACATATTTAAGACCAATGCTGATTGTAACAATGCTCTCTAATACAGGACTACTATACACTTATAGTGATAGAGCACTTATTATTAAGTTTGGTTCAGATGGAGATCTTTCATGTTATGGAATAGCACAAAAAGCAATGATCATAATTAATGCATTAATGCTTACGATAATCCAAGTTACAACGCCACGACTTTCAAATAATTTAGGAAATGGCAGTAAAGATAATTATAGTAGGCTGCTTAATAGAATTATTAAGATTTATTTTTTATTTTTATTTCCAGCATCTATTGGCTTATTTTGTGTATCAAAACAAGTTATGTGGATATATAAACCTGAATTTGTTCCATGGGCTTCATTGATGTCGGTATTTTCATTATATATGCTGACAGTAGGGGTTCAAGGAGTAGTTTCAAATCAAATAATATACTTAAATAAAAAAGAAAAAGAAGATGTAAAGATATTTTTTATAGGTGGTATATTTAATTTAGTAATGAATGGAATATTGCTGCTCACTAATACTTTTTCAGGAAAAAATTCTCTTATAGCAACTATGATTTCAAATATAATAGTAATAATATTAGAATATAGAATTGTTAAAAAGCAGATAAAATTAGATATACATTTATTTTCCTTTGAAAATATCAAGTATTTTTATTATTCCTTGTTATTTATTCCTATAACTTTTTTGATAAACCATTCTATATCCAGTATGATTGTTTCGTGTACACTAGATGTAATTATCTGTGGAATATTATATCTAATAATATTATTAGTAACTAAGGACGCTGTATTTTTTGAAGTGTATAATAGAGCAATTAGAAAATTAAAAGTTTTAATCTAA
- the cooS gene encoding anaerobic carbon-monoxide dehydrogenase catalytic subunit yields the protein MSEKTLEKFEGRASYHDSVEEMLKRIREDKMSNVFDRYALQEKIRCKFCLEGLSCQLCSNGPCRISEKTGQDKGVCGIEANGMAMRNFLLKNIMGAGTYSHHAYEAFRTLKATGEGKTPFKITDVDKLKWMCEKVGIDTSKQINDMAIELAVLLEDQQRVDSEDRNIMVEAFAPKKRKELWKKLAIYPAGTVHEEQNCVASCLTNVDGSHVSLAMKALRLGIATIYNTQIGLEMVQDILFGTPKPHEVNMDLGIMDPNYVNIVFNGHQPWPGVATLLKARTSEIQEKAKAAGAKGLRIVGSIETGQELLQRFEVDDVFIGHMGNWLTIEPLLATGTVDVFAMEENCSPPAIDMYAEKYQITLVSVSTIIDLPGVKYKIPYEPFEVDKMADKLIELGIENFKKRKERNIVPMVPKKIQKAIAGFSTEAVLGTIGNKLDPLVDVIAAGKIKGVVALANCSTLRNGPQDWMTINLTKELIKRDILVVCGGCGNHALEVAGLCTLDAANEIAGEGLKEVCSLLKIPPVLSFGTCTDTGRISMLVTALADHLDVDVSDLPIAVTAPEWMEQKATIDGIFALAYGAYTHLSPTPFMTGAPQLVELLTQKAEDVTGGKIALGDDPVEVAKNIEAHIIAKRKRMNLK from the coding sequence ATGAGTGAAAAGACACTAGAAAAATTTGAAGGAAGAGCAAGTTATCATGATTCTGTTGAAGAAATGCTAAAACGAATTAGAGAAGATAAAATGTCTAATGTATTCGACCGATACGCACTACAAGAAAAAATTAGATGCAAATTTTGTCTTGAGGGTTTAAGCTGTCAATTGTGTTCAAATGGTCCATGTAGAATAAGCGAAAAGACTGGGCAGGATAAAGGTGTATGTGGAATAGAAGCAAATGGTATGGCAATGAGAAACTTTCTTTTAAAAAACATAATGGGGGCTGGTACTTACAGTCATCATGCTTATGAGGCCTTTAGAACATTAAAGGCCACTGGTGAGGGAAAAACTCCATTTAAAATTACTGATGTGGATAAACTTAAGTGGATGTGTGAGAAAGTAGGGATAGATACAAGCAAGCAGATTAACGATATGGCAATTGAATTAGCTGTGTTACTTGAGGATCAACAAAGGGTTGATTCAGAAGATAGAAATATAATGGTAGAAGCTTTTGCACCTAAAAAAAGAAAAGAATTATGGAAAAAGCTCGCTATTTATCCAGCAGGAACAGTTCATGAGGAACAAAATTGTGTAGCCAGCTGCCTTACAAATGTAGATGGTAGTCATGTTTCTTTAGCAATGAAAGCTCTTAGACTTGGAATCGCCACAATTTATAATACTCAAATAGGACTTGAAATGGTTCAAGACATACTATTTGGAACTCCTAAACCACATGAAGTTAATATGGACCTTGGAATAATGGACCCTAATTACGTTAACATAGTATTTAACGGTCATCAGCCATGGCCTGGAGTTGCAACTCTATTAAAAGCAAGGACCTCTGAAATTCAAGAAAAAGCAAAAGCTGCTGGGGCAAAAGGACTTAGAATAGTAGGCTCTATTGAAACTGGTCAAGAGCTATTGCAAAGATTTGAGGTTGATGATGTATTTATAGGTCACATGGGTAACTGGCTCACCATTGAACCATTACTCGCTACTGGTACCGTTGATGTTTTTGCAATGGAGGAAAACTGTTCTCCCCCTGCTATAGATATGTATGCTGAAAAATATCAAATAACTTTAGTATCTGTAAGTACCATAATAGATTTGCCAGGTGTTAAGTACAAAATCCCTTATGAGCCTTTTGAAGTTGATAAGATGGCTGACAAATTAATTGAACTTGGAATAGAAAACTTTAAGAAGAGAAAAGAAAGAAACATAGTTCCAATGGTTCCTAAGAAAATACAAAAAGCAATTGCTGGTTTTTCAACTGAAGCTGTACTCGGAACTATTGGAAATAAACTTGATCCATTAGTAGATGTAATAGCCGCTGGCAAAATAAAAGGAGTTGTTGCTCTTGCAAACTGTTCAACCTTAAGAAATGGTCCGCAGGATTGGATGACAATAAATCTTACAAAAGAGCTTATAAAAAGAGATATATTAGTGGTATGCGGCGGCTGTGGAAATCATGCCCTTGAAGTTGCTGGCCTTTGTACGCTTGACGCTGCTAATGAAATAGCTGGTGAGGGATTAAAAGAAGTCTGTAGCCTATTAAAAATTCCTCCAGTACTAAGTTTCGGAACCTGCACTGACACTGGAAGAATATCTATGCTGGTTACCGCCCTCGCAGATCACTTAGATGTCGATGTATCTGATCTTCCAATAGCTGTTACAGCTCCTGAATGGATGGAACAAAAAGCAACTATAGATGGAATTTTTGCATTAGCTTATGGTGCATATACTCACTTATCTCCTACACCTTTTATGACAGGAGCTCCACAGTTAGTAGAACTCTTAACTCAAAAAGCAGAAGATGTAACTGGCGGTAAAATAGCACTAGGCGATGATCCTGTTGAAGTTGCAAAAAATATTGAAGCTCATATAATTGCAAAAAGAAAAAGAATGAATTTAAAATAA
- a CDS encoding Veg family protein produces MEKVKTIASIKNDIERHIGQKVTLKANGGRKKILVNDGIIESVYPSIFVIRLKNDTQRTVTYSYSDVLTKTVQLVFPSRI; encoded by the coding sequence ATGGAAAAAGTCAAAACTATCGCTTCCATTAAAAATGATATAGAGAGACATATAGGGCAGAAAGTTACTCTAAAAGCTAATGGTGGAAGAAAAAAGATTTTAGTTAATGATGGCATAATTGAAAGTGTATACCCAAGTATTTTTGTTATTAGATTAAAAAATGACACCCAAAGGACCGTGACTTATAGCTATTCAGATGTATTAACAAAGACTGTACAATTGGTATTTCCATCTAGAATATAA
- a CDS encoding SPOCS domain-containing protein, producing MADMDIVKENVQFEQLLRENNTNTVLKDEYLIPDTHPDVQEILTIEARPMIVNKELIGDKMVIEGKVEYTVIYLAKEDGLAVNSVNYNQNFTNNIDLNQGENKVFCEADCNVEHIEAAIMNERKISIQGVIAIGWELYKSNEFEFVKDIEGSDDVEILKNTETINKISAAEDMELVGKSMIRVGMDKPQISKILRCSLLLHKREIKIAEDKVYLGCYCKLNILYKGDDSKDIIPLEDDIYLSKEEEIEGITPDMIPTVSYEISNNDLMLEEDDLGEVRIINNEFVVKAGIKIFSKENIDTIKDAYSTKCSLGLQKDEHEVGILHGVNNSESTIKHNIQLKENNLRPEHIIFASGTIILTDKQVVKDRIVVEGIIKADVLYKTNDDERYLASIKAEIPFSSAIDIFGADENMKCITKGNLENIDAALEGNSIAIKATIVLSGKILYEMNKEFVTDIIEEEGEIPEKKASITIYVVGEGDNYWNLAKKYNTTIDKLIKINKIEDPEHIEVGQKLIIPGKAIF from the coding sequence ATGGCAGACATGGATATTGTAAAGGAAAATGTGCAATTCGAACAATTGCTTAGGGAAAATAATACGAATACAGTTTTAAAAGATGAATATCTGATTCCAGATACACATCCGGATGTACAAGAAATACTAACTATTGAAGCAAGACCAATGATTGTTAATAAAGAACTTATTGGAGATAAAATGGTAATTGAAGGAAAGGTAGAGTATACAGTAATATATTTAGCTAAGGAAGATGGACTTGCTGTAAATTCAGTTAATTATAATCAAAATTTCACAAACAATATTGATTTAAATCAAGGAGAAAACAAAGTTTTTTGTGAAGCTGATTGCAATGTTGAACATATTGAAGCGGCTATAATGAATGAAAGAAAAATATCTATTCAAGGGGTAATTGCTATTGGATGGGAACTTTATAAGAGTAATGAATTTGAATTTGTAAAGGATATTGAAGGTAGTGATGATGTAGAAATTTTAAAGAATACAGAAACAATAAATAAAATTAGTGCAGCTGAAGATATGGAGCTAGTTGGCAAATCCATGATTAGAGTTGGAATGGATAAACCACAAATAAGCAAGATATTAAGATGTTCATTATTATTGCATAAAAGAGAAATAAAAATTGCGGAAGATAAGGTTTATCTTGGATGCTACTGCAAATTGAATATTTTATATAAAGGTGATGATTCTAAAGATATAATTCCTTTAGAAGATGATATTTATTTATCAAAGGAAGAAGAAATTGAAGGAATTACACCTGATATGATTCCAACAGTATCTTATGAAATATCAAATAATGATTTAATGTTAGAGGAAGATGATTTAGGAGAAGTCAGAATTATAAATAATGAATTTGTAGTTAAGGCAGGCATTAAGATATTCTCTAAGGAAAACATAGATACAATTAAAGATGCATATTCTACAAAGTGCTCTCTTGGACTTCAAAAAGATGAGCATGAAGTTGGAATCCTTCATGGAGTAAATAATTCAGAATCAACAATTAAACACAATATTCAACTAAAGGAAAATAATTTAAGGCCAGAACATATTATATTTGCAAGCGGAACAATAATATTAACAGATAAACAGGTTGTGAAGGATAGAATTGTTGTAGAAGGAATTATTAAAGCAGATGTATTATATAAGACGAACGATGATGAAAGATATTTAGCAAGTATCAAAGCTGAAATACCATTCTCATCAGCAATTGATATTTTTGGTGCTGATGAAAATATGAAATGTATAACAAAAGGAAATTTAGAAAACATAGATGCAGCACTGGAAGGGAATAGTATAGCAATAAAAGCTACTATAGTATTATCAGGTAAAATTTTGTATGAGATGAATAAGGAATTTGTTACTGATATAATTGAAGAAGAGGGAGAGATTCCAGAAAAAAAGGCAAGTATAACAATTTATGTTGTAGGAGAAGGAGATAATTATTGGAACTTAGCTAAAAAATATAATACAACAATTGATAAGTTGATTAAAATAAATAAAATTGAGGATCCAGAACATATTGAAGTAGGACAGAAATTAATAATTCCAGGAAAAGCAATTTTTTAA